A part of Bacteroidota bacterium genomic DNA contains:
- a CDS encoding carboxypeptidase-like regulatory domain-containing protein has protein sequence MKRISLILIGLLYFVQSSLAQEKSNSEHFIQLSGIVVDDDSLRGIPFVSVIVKGTKRGTITDFYGFFSVVAQPGDELQFFSINHKNAVYKLEDTLSLKHYYVIQRLLKDTILLADVDVYPWPSKEEFKKAFLNLDLSETDYDRAAKNLDRNDLSYAERNLKMDAQANYRYAMQQYLTKVYTTGQYPVNNLLNPIAWAQFIDAWRQGKFKKKSNTKK, from the coding sequence ATGAAAAGAATATCTCTTATACTAATTGGGTTACTTTATTTTGTACAAAGTTCCCTGGCGCAAGAAAAAAGCAATTCAGAGCATTTTATTCAATTATCAGGTATTGTTGTTGATGACGACAGTTTGCGCGGAATTCCTTTTGTTTCTGTTATAGTAAAAGGCACTAAACGCGGTACCATCACCGACTTTTACGGATTCTTTAGTGTAGTTGCGCAACCCGGTGACGAATTACAATTTTTTTCCATTAATCATAAAAACGCCGTATATAAATTGGAAGATACTTTAAGTCTCAAGCATTATTATGTAATTCAACGTTTATTAAAAGATACCATATTATTAGCTGATGTAGATGTATATCCCTGGCCAAGTAAAGAGGAATTCAAAAAGGCATTTCTTAATTTGGATTTAAGTGAAACGGATTATGATCGTGCTGCAAAAAATTTAGACCGTAACGATTTAAGCTATGCCGAAAGAAATTTAAAAATGGATGCTCAGGCTAATTACCGTTATGCCATGCAACAATATTTAACCAAGGTTTATACAACCGGACAATATCCTGTAAATAATTTATTAAACCCAATTGCCTGGGCACAGTTTATTGACGCCTGGCGACAAGGAAAGTTTAAGAAGAAATCAAATACCAAGAAGTAA
- a CDS encoding transketolase yields the protein MEKQGNIGIAKDLSFDDFKKVVLEDYRIVNESRQASLLGRKEVLTGKAKFGIFGDGKEVPQIALSKVFQNGDFRSGYYRDQTFMMSIGAVTLQQWFAGLYAHTDIEHEPMSAGRQMGGHFATRSLNEDGTFRALINQKNSSSDISPTGSQMPRLLGLAYASHFYRVNKDLQQGEFLNYSNKGNEIAFGTIGDASTSEGLFWETINAAGVLQIPMLVSVWDDGHGISVPKKYQTTKESISEILKGFQRENGGKGYEIFKTKGWDYAHLCETYEKAAKVCREEHVPVLVHVEEVTQPQGHSTSGSHERYKSKERLQWETDFDCIKKMREWILKNALSDEATLDKIEEDAKNAVRDSKTAAWTAYLQPIKNEVAEVCALFDEIASESGKDAFIHPIKNELVSIKEPIRKDIQVAVKKVLRLVKNDDVAGRQKLISWLSLSKIENHDRYSSYLHSQSPKNALNIASNPAQYEGEVKMMDGREILRENFGSILEKYPNTLIFGEDSGKIGGVNQGLEGLQAKFGEHRVFDTGIREATIMGQAIGLAMRGLRPIAEIQYLDYLLYALQLMSDDLATVQWRTKGTQKAPVIIRTRGHRLEGVWHSGSPMGMIIHACRGIHVCVPRNMVQAAGFYNTLLEADEPALIIEPLNGYRLKEQMPSNLSEFKMPLGIPETLNEGSDITLISYGSTLRIAQEAIKMLAEHGISVELIDVQTLLPFDIHHSIVNSVKKTNRLVVLDEDVPGGASAYILQKIVEEQGAYQFLDSAPVTIAAKEHRPAYGSDGDYFSKPSSDDVFDVLYNLMHESNPAAFPKIY from the coding sequence ATGGAAAAGCAAGGAAATATTGGTATTGCAAAAGACCTATCGTTCGACGATTTTAAAAAAGTTGTTCTTGAAGATTACCGCATCGTAAACGAAAGCCGTCAGGCAAGTTTATTGGGACGAAAAGAAGTATTAACCGGAAAAGCTAAATTCGGCATTTTTGGCGATGGAAAAGAGGTGCCTCAAATTGCCCTCTCCAAAGTATTTCAAAATGGTGATTTCCGTAGTGGTTATTACCGTGATCAAACGTTTATGATGTCGATTGGTGCGGTTACTTTGCAGCAATGGTTTGCAGGTTTATATGCACATACCGATATTGAACATGAACCTATGAGTGCGGGTCGCCAAATGGGCGGACATTTCGCTACTCGCAGCTTAAATGAAGATGGTACTTTCCGTGCTCTAATTAATCAAAAGAATTCTTCATCCGATATTTCTCCAACCGGCAGTCAGATGCCGCGTTTGTTAGGCTTAGCTTACGCTTCCCACTTTTACAGAGTAAATAAAGATTTACAACAAGGTGAGTTTTTAAATTATTCCAATAAAGGAAATGAAATTGCTTTCGGAACCATTGGTGATGCCAGTACTTCCGAGGGTTTGTTCTGGGAAACCATTAATGCAGCAGGTGTTTTACAAATTCCAATGCTGGTTTCTGTTTGGGATGACGGACACGGAATATCTGTTCCGAAAAAATATCAAACGACTAAAGAAAGCATTTCTGAAATTTTAAAAGGTTTTCAGAGAGAAAATGGCGGAAAAGGTTACGAAATATTTAAAACCAAAGGATGGGATTACGCTCATCTTTGTGAAACTTACGAGAAAGCAGCCAAAGTTTGTCGTGAAGAACATGTGCCTGTATTAGTGCATGTGGAAGAAGTAACACAGCCGCAAGGTCACAGTACTTCCGGATCGCACGAACGTTATAAATCCAAAGAACGTTTACAATGGGAAACTGATTTCGATTGTATCAAAAAAATGCGCGAATGGATTTTAAAGAATGCATTAAGTGATGAAGCAACTTTAGATAAAATTGAAGAGGATGCTAAAAATGCGGTTCGCGACAGCAAAACAGCAGCTTGGACAGCTTACTTACAACCGATCAAAAACGAAGTGGCCGAAGTTTGCGCTTTGTTTGACGAAATTGCATCAGAAAGCGGAAAGGATGCATTCATTCATCCAATTAAAAACGAATTGGTTTCCATTAAGGAACCCATCCGAAAAGATATTCAGGTAGCCGTTAAGAAAGTATTGCGCCTAGTGAAGAACGATGATGTTGCAGGCCGTCAAAAATTAATCTCATGGCTAAGTTTATCAAAAATTGAAAATCACGATCGTTATAGTTCGTACTTACATTCACAATCTCCGAAGAATGCATTGAATATCGCATCTAATCCTGCTCAGTATGAAGGTGAAGTTAAAATGATGGATGGTCGTGAAATTTTACGTGAGAATTTCGGATCAATTTTAGAGAAATACCCTAATACTTTAATTTTTGGGGAAGATTCCGGTAAAATCGGAGGTGTTAACCAAGGATTAGAAGGTTTGCAAGCTAAGTTTGGTGAACACCGTGTTTTTGATACCGGTATTCGCGAGGCAACTATTATGGGACAAGCTATTGGTTTGGCCATGCGCGGACTAAGACCAATTGCTGAAATCCAATATTTAGATTATTTGTTATACGCATTACAGTTAATGAGTGATGATTTAGCAACTGTACAATGGAGAACGAAAGGAACTCAAAAAGCGCCTGTAATCATTCGTACACGCGGTCATCGTTTAGAAGGCGTATGGCACAGTGGTTCCCCAATGGGAATGATTATTCATGCTTGTCGCGGTATTCATGTTTGCGTACCTCGCAACATGGTTCAAGCGGCAGGATTCTATAATACTTTACTAGAAGCGGATGAACCTGCTTTGATTATCGAACCTTTAAACGGATATCGCTTGAAGGAACAAATGCCAAGTAATTTAAGCGAATTCAAAATGCCTTTAGGTATTCCTGAAACATTAAATGAAGGTTCTGACATTACTTTGATTTCTTATGGTTCAACTTTACGAATTGCCCAGGAAGCTATCAAAATGCTCGCGGAACACGGAATTAGTGTTGAGTTAATTGACGTTCAAACTTTATTACCATTTGATATACATCACAGCATTGTCAACTCAGTGAAGAAAACAAATCGCTTAGTTGTTTTAGATGAAGATGTACCGGGAGGAGCAAGTGCTTATATTTTGCAAAAGATTGTTGAAGAGCAAGGAGCTTATCAATTCTTAGATTCGGCACCGGTAACTATTGCAGCCAAAGAACATCGTCCGGCTTACGGAAGTGATGGAGATTATTTCTCTAAACCAAGCAGTGATGATGTGTTTGATGTTTTGTACAATCTAATGCACGAAAGCAATCCGGCTGCATTTCCGAAAATTTATTAA
- a CDS encoding type B 50S ribosomal protein L31 encodes MKKETHPENYRFCIFKDMSNGYSFLTRSCADTKETIKWEDGNEYPLVKLDISMTSHPFYTGKQMLVDTAGRVDKFRTRYNKKK; translated from the coding sequence ATGAAAAAAGAAACTCACCCTGAAAACTACAGATTCTGCATATTTAAAGATATGAGCAACGGTTATTCATTTTTAACCCGCTCTTGTGCTGATACAAAAGAAACTATTAAATGGGAAGATGGTAACGAATACCCATTGGTGAAGTTAGATATCTCTATGACATCTCACCCGTTCTATACCGGTAAACAAATGTTAGTGGATACTGCCGGTCGCGTTGATAAATTCCGCACCCGTTACAACAAGAAGAAATAA
- the lepB gene encoding signal peptidase I, whose amino-acid sequence MGDPKNGDIVVFNYPDGDTVFLNMQDISYYQGIRQVAQLMKREDAANSQQLKSDNQYQQQAWDYMHTPTNPNPFNGQPIGEVAARPADKREHYVKRCVAIGGDKIEIKDGEIFINDSKQEMPEYAQHKYFVTTKDAIFGERMENKQGRVVLSNQALLDELDIYVTEADLENTKTDTCIYLLNMPRTKIEEVKKIPGVISIERKIEPKGERDLTIFPHHPSYAWNNDNFGPLQIPAKGMTLKIDTGNICLYEKVLSTYDNGIHQIEKKNGQVLYDGKPITEYTFKQDYYWMMGDNRHNSADSRSWGFVPFDHVVGKPVFVWFSMKYADNNPVSGKSVLGSIFKNSKEGKFRWDRFLCYVGDNGLVSMKTPVIAIILILWGYSYYKKRRKPKTTDAKN is encoded by the coding sequence ATGGGCGATCCAAAAAACGGAGATATCGTAGTGTTTAATTATCCGGATGGTGATACAGTCTTCCTGAATATGCAGGATATAAGCTATTACCAAGGTATTCGTCAGGTGGCTCAATTAATGAAGCGTGAAGATGCGGCCAATAGTCAACAACTAAAATCAGACAATCAATACCAACAACAAGCTTGGGATTACATGCACACTCCTACTAATCCGAATCCGTTTAACGGACAACCAATCGGAGAAGTTGCTGCGCGTCCTGCTGATAAACGCGAGCATTATGTAAAGCGTTGCGTTGCGATTGGTGGTGATAAAATTGAAATTAAAGACGGAGAGATTTTCATCAATGATTCTAAGCAAGAAATGCCGGAATACGCACAGCATAAGTATTTCGTAACAACAAAAGACGCCATTTTTGGTGAAAGAATGGAAAACAAACAAGGCCGTGTTGTTTTAAGTAATCAAGCTTTGTTAGATGAATTAGATATTTATGTAACAGAGGCTGATTTAGAAAACACTAAAACCGATACGTGTATTTATTTATTGAATATGCCTCGAACAAAAATTGAAGAGGTAAAGAAAATCCCCGGTGTTATTTCAATTGAGAGAAAAATTGAACCAAAGGGAGAGCGTGACTTAACAATCTTCCCTCACCATCCATCCTATGCATGGAACAACGATAATTTCGGTCCGCTTCAAATTCCTGCAAAAGGCATGACTTTGAAAATTGATACCGGAAATATTTGTTTATACGAGAAAGTTTTAAGCACATATGATAATGGAATTCACCAAATCGAGAAGAAAAACGGTCAGGTTTTATACGATGGTAAACCTATTACTGAATATACGTTCAAGCAAGATTATTATTGGATGATGGGTGATAACCGTCATAACAGTGCAGATTCACGCAGCTGGGGTTTTGTTCCGTTTGATCATGTAGTTGGAAAACCTGTGTTTGTTTGGTTTAGCATGAAATATGCCGATAACAATCCGGTAAGCGGGAAATCGGTGTTAGGTTCTATCTTTAAAAACTCTAAAGAAGGAAAATTCCGTTGGGACCGTTTCTTATGCTATGTAGGTGATAATGGTTTAGTGTCGATGAAAACTCCTGTTATTGCCATTATTTTAATTTTGTGGGGATACAGCTATTATAAGAAGCGTCGTAAACCAAAAACAACAGATGCCAAGAATTGA
- the lepB gene encoding signal peptidase I yields the protein MPRIDKTFSLHILPWIIPGLIALFVLFIVSTFFVKLIHVPSHDMHPSYHRGDLVMMRVTNHFEQGDLLAFNFYADDSTDTKPVLFTQRCIALPGDTLVIDNGNVYVNNEMESNTESFFYNYHFKTKRALDSLFLVNYQLNEGGAISNELDYSFSMNEKTAALLKNDSLVTHLYKNIEKSDFGDEQMYTNDTIHKWNKHNFGPLYIPKKGDILKLDTSNIYKYKRLIELENDATIIVENNSIQLNGKRITEIEIKNNYYFVLGDNRDNAIDSRYWGLLSEQNILGKITRKLISNKD from the coding sequence ATGCCAAGAATTGATAAAACATTTTCATTGCACATATTGCCCTGGATTATTCCGGGGCTTATTGCTTTATTTGTTTTATTTATTGTCTCGACTTTCTTCGTAAAACTCATTCATGTTCCTTCACACGACATGCATCCGTCCTATCATCGTGGCGATTTAGTTATGATGCGTGTAACCAATCATTTTGAACAAGGTGATTTATTAGCGTTTAATTTTTATGCCGACGATAGCACCGACACAAAACCGGTTTTATTTACACAACGTTGCATCGCATTGCCCGGCGATACGCTCGTGATTGATAATGGAAATGTGTATGTGAATAATGAAATGGAGTCGAACACCGAATCCTTTTTTTACAACTATCACTTTAAAACTAAAAGAGCTTTGGATTCCTTGTTTTTAGTGAACTATCAATTAAATGAAGGCGGCGCTATTTCAAATGAATTGGATTATTCCTTTAGCATGAATGAAAAAACGGCAGCACTTTTAAAAAACGATTCTCTTGTTACGCATCTTTACAAAAACATTGAAAAGAGTGATTTCGGCGATGAGCAAATGTACACTAACGATACTATTCATAAATGGAACAAACATAATTTTGGTCCGCTTTATATTCCTAAAAAAGGCGATATTTTAAAACTCGACACATCTAATATTTATAAATACAAGCGACTTATTGAACTGGAGAATGACGCAACAATTATAGTCGAAAACAATTCTATTCAGTTAAACGGCAAGCGCATTACGGAAATAGAAATTAAGAATAACTATTATTTTGTATTGGGAGATAATCGCGATAATGCCATCGACTCACGTTATTGGGGATTATTATCTGAACAGAATATTTTAGGAAAAATAACCCGCAAACTAATTTCTAATAAGGATTAA
- a CDS encoding WbqC family protein produces the protein MNSRVLLSSAYLPSINWMYHFLQNENVVIEAHEHFQKQSYRNRCEILSANGKLALSIPLIKQSDKEVISQKRISYSENWQMNHWRAITSAYKNSPYFEYFEDDFRPFYTQQFDLLFDYNNALLKLILKLWRIKKTVAFTENYSMEFNGADLRNTIHPKMKYEVIIKPYHQVFSDKHGFVANLSCIDLLFNQGMTGLDLLSGKN, from the coding sequence ATGAATTCAAGGGTTTTGTTAAGCTCCGCTTATTTACCTTCCATAAACTGGATGTATCATTTTTTACAAAATGAAAACGTTGTTATTGAAGCTCATGAACACTTTCAAAAACAATCATACCGAAATCGCTGCGAAATACTTTCCGCGAATGGTAAATTGGCTTTAAGCATCCCCTTAATTAAACAATCCGATAAAGAAGTAATTTCTCAAAAGAGAATCAGTTACTCTGAAAACTGGCAAATGAATCATTGGAGAGCCATCACCAGCGCTTATAAAAACTCGCCTTACTTTGAGTATTTTGAAGATGATTTTAGGCCTTTTTACACACAACAATTCGATTTGCTGTTTGATTACAACAACGCCTTGTTAAAGCTGATTTTAAAGCTTTGGCGAATAAAAAAAACTGTGGCATTCACCGAAAATTACTCTATGGAGTTTAACGGAGCAGATTTAAGAAATACGATTCATCCTAAAATGAAATATGAAGTCATCATAAAGCCGTATCATCAGGTTTTTTCCGACAAGCATGGCTTCGTTGCCAATTTAAGCTGCATTGATTTATTGTTTAATCAAGGTATGACCGGACTTGATTTACTATCGGGTAAGAATTAA
- a CDS encoding M23 family metallopeptidase: protein MNKIGYILLMCLCLSARAQLYTKWPVSNTNLTGNYGEIRPNHFHAGLDFAWENILGSPIYAVKSGYISRIKISPYGYGKVIYITHYDGKVSVYAHQLRFNDSISNYVKREQIRKLSYEVELFPQLNELPVKEGELIGYVGNTGGSTGPHLHFEIRDEITEIPLNPLMIYKLADTIKPNSTSLALFDIRDTLQPKLIKYISVKNKKDSLYCVNDSIVINQSKLGIAFSGYDQEMFNGNPNNIYSAKLFLDDTLMYHHELNYIPFDLANYVSEFSFEAYKRKYQKCFLPSVYATYMYKNIKNKGRIELNDTLFHHIKLEWRDEAGNSNNLMFYIKSKELNDYKWINTKAPNFMNAKSGFTHSAKSFTLNIPPNSVYQSGFISIADNFSAKKSVNVSFTNTLLRQTGLITIKLTEKQKELAGKWILKNNNSVCLPKVSENFNSYNFKSFGNLTMMLDTIPPTIKTAIPLKRLKTQIKKAENLSFKISDNLSGIANYYVYMNDQWVLAEYDAKSDLLTYFFNADTPTGELKILVSVQDRVGNVGTYKLILTR from the coding sequence ATGAACAAAATCGGATATATTCTGTTAATGTGCCTTTGTTTAAGCGCAAGAGCCCAACTTTATACAAAATGGCCTGTATCAAATACTAATTTAACAGGTAATTACGGTGAAATAAGACCTAATCATTTTCACGCGGGACTCGATTTTGCCTGGGAGAATATTTTAGGATCTCCAATTTACGCTGTGAAATCAGGTTATATTTCCAGAATTAAGATAAGTCCTTATGGTTATGGTAAAGTCATTTACATAACACATTACGATGGTAAAGTTAGTGTTTACGCCCATCAATTGCGGTTTAACGATTCCATTTCAAATTATGTGAAACGTGAACAAATCAGAAAACTTTCCTATGAAGTGGAGCTATTCCCACAATTAAACGAATTACCCGTTAAAGAAGGTGAGCTTATTGGTTATGTTGGCAATACGGGTGGTTCAACCGGACCACATCTTCATTTCGAAATAAGAGATGAAATAACTGAAATCCCTCTTAATCCCTTAATGATTTACAAACTAGCAGACACCATAAAGCCCAATAGCACGTCACTTGCTTTGTTTGATATACGAGATACGCTTCAACCAAAGCTTATTAAATATATTTCGGTGAAGAACAAAAAGGATAGTTTGTATTGTGTAAATGATTCTATCGTAATTAATCAATCGAAATTAGGAATTGCATTTAGCGGATATGATCAGGAAATGTTTAATGGTAATCCTAATAATATTTATTCAGCCAAATTATTTTTGGATGATACGTTAATGTATCATCATGAGCTGAATTATATACCCTTTGATTTGGCGAATTATGTGAGTGAATTTTCATTTGAAGCGTATAAACGTAAATATCAAAAATGTTTTTTACCCTCAGTATACGCAACGTATATGTACAAGAATATCAAGAATAAAGGGAGAATTGAGTTAAATGATACTTTGTTTCATCACATTAAATTGGAGTGGCGAGATGAAGCCGGAAACAGTAATAATCTGATGTTTTATATAAAGTCAAAGGAACTAAACGATTATAAATGGATTAACACAAAAGCCCCGAATTTTATGAATGCCAAATCCGGATTTACTCATTCGGCCAAATCCTTTACCCTAAACATCCCTCCAAACTCCGTTTATCAAAGTGGATTTATTTCGATTGCCGATAATTTCAGTGCTAAAAAATCGGTAAATGTATCTTTTACTAATACCCTATTAAGGCAGACCGGTTTAATTACTATAAAGTTAACCGAAAAACAAAAAGAGTTGGCTGGGAAATGGATTTTGAAAAACAATAATTCGGTTTGTCTGCCAAAAGTGAGTGAGAATTTTAACTCATACAATTTTAAATCGTTTGGTAATTTAACGATGATGCTCGACACTATTCCGCCCACAATCAAAACAGCCATCCCGCTTAAACGTTTAAAAACTCAAATTAAAAAAGCTGAAAATCTGTCTTTTAAAATATCAGATAATTTAAGCGGAATTGCGAACTATTACGTTTACATGAACGATCAATGGGTATTGGCAGAATACGATGCGAAATCCGATTTACTCACTTATTTTTTTAATGCCGATACACCAACAGGAGAATTGAAAATATTAGTCAGTGTACAAGACAGAGTAGGGAATGTAGGAACGTATAAATTAATTCTTACCCGATAG